The Pyrus communis chromosome 2, drPyrComm1.1, whole genome shotgun sequence genome includes a window with the following:
- the LOC137725131 gene encoding 2-oxoglutarate-dependent dioxygenase 19-like has product MAPTVTSVDASEPKVASIKTVADSDALTYVPSEYTYTMDPNDKGDENDPEHSIPIIDFALLTSASPDERAQMIQKIGKACEEWGFFQVINHGVPESLMKEMIDACRRFFELPEEEKKEFQTRNLLDPIKCGTSFNVAIDKVRLWRDYLKVIAHPEFNSLYKPAGYSEVSLEFSKRTHAVATEILNGISESLGLEADYIAKAMNWDRGLQILAANYYPACPQPDLAIGIPPHTDHGLVTLLIQNDMCGLEVKHNDQWVLVKAAPGAFVVNVGDQMQILTNDKYKSVWHRATVNNTATRISIAVPHGPALDTPALPISELLEKEGEKAKYIGMTYEKFMELQASPAAYMMPCLDHLRVKDN; this is encoded by the exons ATGGCACCTACAGTGACTTCAGTGGACGCATCTGAACCCAAGGTAGCAAGCATCAAAACCGTGGCCGACTCAGATGCTCTCACTTATGTACCTTCCGAGTACACCTACACCATGGATCCCAACGACAAGGGAGATGAAAACGACCCAGAACACTCAATCCCCATCATTGATTTTGCTCTTCTCACCTCTGCCTCCCCTGATGAACGGGCACAAATGATCCAAAAAATAGGCAAAGCTTGCGAAGAATGGGGCTTCTTTCAG GTGATTAATCACGGTGTACCCGAAAGCCTGATGAAAGAAATGATCGACGCGTGTCGAAGATTTTTTGAGCTGccggaggaggagaagaaggagtTCCAAACAAGGAACCTGCTGGACCCTATTAAGTGCGGCACCAGTTTCAACGTCGCAATTGACAAAGTTCGTCTCTGGAGGGATTATCTCAAGGTCATAGCACACCCTGAGTTCAACTCACTCTACAAACCTGCTGGATACAGCGAGGTGTCATTGGAGTTCAGTAAAAGAACCCATGCAGTGGCAACCGAAATTTTGAATGGAATATCGGAGAGCTTGGGATTGGAGGCCGATTACATTGCGAAGGCCATGAACTGGGATCGCGGCTTGCAAATTCTGGCCGCGAACTACTACCCGGCTTGCCCACAGCCCGACCTGGCTATCGGTATTCCTCCTCATACCGATCACGGACTGGTGACACTCTTGATTCAGAATGATATGTGTGGCCTCGAAGTCAAGCACAATGATCAATGGGTCTTGGTGAAAGCTGCTCCCGGCGCTTTTGTTGTTAACGTTGGCGATCAAATGCAGATTCTGACAAACGACAAGTACAAGAGCGTATGGCATCGAGCAACTGTGAACAACACAGCTACGAGGATATCGATCGCAGTACCACATGGACCGGCACTGGACACACCTGCTCTACCGATCTCGGAGTTGCTAGAAAAGGAAGGCGAAAAAGCAAAGTACATTGGAATGACATATGAGAAATTCATGGAACTTCAGGCAAGCCCCGCTGCCTACATGATGCCTTGCTTGGATCACCTGCGCGTCAAGGACAATTGA